The Fibrobacter sp. UWB5 genomic sequence TGAAGTCATCGCCGCGGTAGTCGCCGAACCATTCGGCGTAGGGGACTTCGCCGACAACGTACACGATGGTGCCTGCTTCTTCGGCGGTTTCAACGCGTGAGCCTTTTGCGACTTCGTCGAATCCGGCTTGAATCGAGGTGGCTCCGGGGACTTCGTCGAGGGTGCCTTGCCAGCCGAGCGTCCAGGCGCCGCATTGCAGGCCGGTATTGTTGGCGTGGCTGCCGGTTACAAAAACTTTGCTGTTGGTATCCAGCGGAAGAACCTTGTTGTTCTTGAGGATGACGAGGCTTTTTTGAACGGCTTCGCGGGCGAGTTGACGGTGTTCTTTGCTACCGATGTTCTTGGTAACGCCGACGTAAGCGGCAGGGCCCTTGGGGTTGTCGATTCGGCCAGCGCGGATTTTGGCGCGCAATATTCTGCGGCAGGCGTCTTTGATGCGGTCTTCGCTAATGTTCCCTTCGGCAAGGAGTACCTTCATGGTCTTGACAAAGTTGTGTACCGATTGCGGAACCATGGCCATGTCGAGGCCTGCGTTAATGGAAGCGCGAATGGCGTCTTTCGAAGACATGTCGGTGACTTCGCCGGCGAAGTAGTTGCCTGCAGCGCCTGGCGTCGTGGAATGTTCGATGCCTTCCCAGTCAGCAATCACGTAGCCGTCAAAGGCGAGTTCCGTCTTGAGAACGCCTGTGAGCAGGGTAGAATCGATGTGCTGGTGGATTTCGTTCACTTGGTTAAAGCTTGCCATGACGCTCAAAGCGCCTTGTTCGATGGCGGCTTCGTAGGGCGGCAGGTATTTTTTGTAGAGGTCCTTTTTAGAGATGATGGCGTTGCCGCGGTCGTAGCCTTTTTTGGTGGCGCCATCGCCGATAAAGTGCTTGATGGTGGTAATCACGCGCCATTCGGCATCGTTATGGTCGCCTTGTTGCCCGCGCACGAATGCGGCCCCCAGGCTCACGGCGAGTTCGGGGTCTTCGCCAAAGCCTTCGTAGACGCGGCCCCAGCGTTCATCTTGCGGTACAGTGATGGCGGGTGCGAAATTCAAGTCAATGTGGGCGGCCCACATTTCTTCGGCGACGGCTTGCCCGATTCTGCGTACAAGCGCTGAGTCGCGGGTGGCGCCGAGACCAATGTTGTGCGGGAATATGGTTGCCCCTTTTACGTCGGCGACGCCGTGCACGTTGTCTTTGCCGTAGGTGGCAGGGATTTTTTGACTCCAGGCGCTCTTGTAGAAATCGGCGGTGTAGGCACCGCCGCCTTCGAGGGCGGAACCGCAAACGCCTTCGCCACAGTTGAGCTTGGGAACTTTCGCTTGCGTCATCTGGGCGATCATGTCGTCAATGGTCATGCCCGCCATGATTTCGTCGAGTCTATTTTCGATGGGGTCGCGCTTTAAGGTAATGTTGTCGTATTTCTTTTGACCAGGGGCAAC encodes the following:
- a CDS encoding glycoside hydrolase family 3 N-terminal domain-containing protein; its protein translation is MNFSKIALFAVAAYGFSQAAITGNVVDESGAPVKDAAVTVRTLPNLLANARTLTNDKGAFKLGNAKKDQSIIVRKAGFLPETLSVAPGQKKYDNITLKRDPIENRLDEIMAGMTIDDMIAQMTQAKVPKLNCGEGVCGSALEGGGAYTADFYKSAWSQKIPATYGKDNVHGVADVKGATIFPHNIGLGATRDSALVRRIGQAVAEEMWAAHIDLNFAPAITVPQDERWGRVYEGFGEDPELAVSLGAAFVRGQQGDHNDAEWRVITTIKHFIGDGATKKGYDRGNAIISKKDLYKKYLPPYEAAIEQGALSVMASFNQVNEIHQHIDSTLLTGVLKTELAFDGYVIADWEGIEHSTTPGAAGNYFAGEVTDMSSKDAIRASINAGLDMAMVPQSVHNFVKTMKVLLAEGNISEDRIKDACRRILRAKIRAGRIDNPKGPAAYVGVTKNIGSKEHRQLAREAVQKSLVILKNNKVLPLDTNSKVFVTGSHANNTGLQCGAWTLGWQGTLDEVPGATSIQAGFDEVAKGSRVETAEEAGTIVYVVGEVPYAEWFGDYRGDDFNNKIIFKEDRTDMSFNSTDEYITQIKAWQKAGHKVAVVLITGRPLPITSFIKTADAFVVAWLPGSEGAGVADVLYGKVKPTGKLPHTWPKDAKQIPINVGDGKKGLYPYGYGLTY